A region from the Pseudonocardia petroleophila genome encodes:
- the folP gene encoding dihydropteroate synthase, with the protein MLHLPHPGRCAVLGVLNVTPDSFSDGGRYIDREHAVAHGVAMRDSGADLVDVGGESTRPGAARVDAATERDRVVPVIRDLVAEGVRVSVDTTRAAVAEAAIEAGATVVNDVSGGLADPRMAAVVAAARVPWILMHWRGHSDRMGELASYEDVIGEVRAELVARADAAVLAGVDPGLLVLDPGLGFAKTAAHNWALLRRLDVLVALGFPVLVGASRKRFLGELLADADGTPRPTPGREGATAAITALAAHAGAWGVRVHDVDGSMDAVAVAAAWQLGASRARTGPPANPYS; encoded by the coding sequence ATGCTGCACCTGCCGCACCCCGGCCGTTGCGCCGTACTCGGCGTCCTGAACGTCACGCCCGACTCCTTCTCCGACGGCGGCCGCTACATCGACCGGGAGCACGCCGTCGCGCACGGGGTCGCCATGCGCGACTCCGGGGCCGACCTCGTCGACGTCGGTGGCGAGTCGACCCGGCCGGGAGCCGCCCGCGTCGACGCGGCCACCGAGCGCGACCGGGTCGTGCCGGTGATCCGCGACCTCGTCGCGGAGGGCGTCCGGGTCAGCGTCGACACGACGCGCGCCGCGGTCGCCGAGGCCGCGATCGAGGCGGGGGCCACCGTCGTCAACGACGTCTCGGGCGGCCTCGCCGATCCGCGGATGGCCGCCGTCGTCGCGGCGGCCCGGGTGCCCTGGATCCTCATGCACTGGCGGGGGCACAGCGACCGGATGGGCGAGCTGGCCTCCTACGAGGACGTCATCGGCGAGGTCCGGGCGGAGCTGGTGGCCCGCGCCGACGCCGCCGTGCTCGCCGGCGTCGACCCCGGGCTGCTCGTGCTCGACCCCGGTCTCGGGTTCGCCAAGACCGCCGCGCACAACTGGGCGCTGCTGCGCCGGCTCGACGTGCTCGTCGCGCTCGGGTTCCCGGTGCTGGTCGGGGCGTCGCGCAAGCGGTTCCTCGGCGAGCTGCTGGCCGACGCCGACGGCACCCCCCGCCCGACCCCCGGCCGCGAGGGGGCCACCGCGGCGATCACCGCGCTGGCGGCCCACGCCGGGGCGTGGGGCGTCCGGGTGCACGACGTCGACGGGAGCATGGACGCCGTCGCGGTGGCGGCGGCCTGGCAGCTCGGGGCGTCGCGGGCGCGGACCGGCCCCCCGGCCAACCCGTACTCGTGA
- the folE gene encoding GTP cyclohydrolase I FolE, giving the protein MTTPAGSTTDGTAPGRPVVDRARAEAAVRELLIAVGEDPDREGLRETPARVARAYEEIFAGLYTDPDTVLEKTFDESHRELILVKDIPMFSTCEHHLVPFHGMAHVGYIPGENGRVTGLSKIARVVDLYARRPQVQERLTGQVADALVRKLAPRGVIVVMEAEHLCMGMRGIRKPGSRTMTSAVRGLFQTSPSSRAEAYSLIRGT; this is encoded by the coding sequence ATGACCACGCCTGCGGGCTCGACCACGGACGGCACCGCCCCCGGCCGGCCGGTGGTCGACCGGGCGCGCGCCGAGGCGGCCGTCCGGGAACTGCTGATCGCGGTCGGCGAGGATCCCGACCGCGAGGGCCTGCGCGAGACGCCCGCCCGGGTCGCGCGCGCCTACGAGGAGATCTTCGCGGGGCTCTACACCGACCCCGACACCGTCCTGGAGAAGACGTTCGACGAGTCGCACCGCGAGCTCATCCTCGTCAAGGACATCCCGATGTTCTCCACCTGCGAGCACCACCTCGTGCCGTTCCACGGGATGGCGCACGTCGGCTACATCCCGGGGGAGAACGGGCGGGTCACCGGCCTGTCCAAGATCGCGCGCGTCGTCGACCTCTACGCGCGGCGCCCGCAGGTCCAGGAGCGGCTCACCGGGCAGGTCGCCGACGCGCTGGTGCGCAAGCTCGCCCCCCGCGGCGTCATCGTCGTGATGGAGGCCGAGCACCTGTGCATGGGGATGCGCGGCATCCGCAAGCCCGGGTCGCGGACGATGACCTCGGCGGTGCGCGGGCTGTTCCAGACGTCGCCCTCGTCACGCGCCGAGGCGTACTCCCTGATCCGGGGTACCTGA
- the ftsH gene encoding ATP-dependent zinc metalloprotease FtsH, whose translation MDRKRLLRNPLIWILVAVLVYFTFSLLFDDTRGYSRVDTSVALAQIESGNVTEALVEDREQRLRLTLAQPVDGSNEILTQYPAQTSDRIVQALQTAPNAPSFDVAVRQDSFLTTMLIYLIPLGLVLLVLFWMMNNAQGGGNRVMSFGKSKAKQLNKDMPKTTFGDVAGADEAVEELYEIKDFLQNPQRYQALGAKIPKGVLLYGPPGTGKTLLARAVAGEAGVPFYTISGSDFVEMFVGVGASRVRDLFEQAKQNSPCIIFVDEIDAVGRQRGAGLGGGHDEREQTLNQLLVEMDGFDARGGIILIAATNRPDILDPALLRPGRFDRQIPVGAPDMAGRRAILQVHSTGKPFAPDVDFDSLAKRTVGMSGADLANVINEAALLTARENATLINGAALEESVDRVVGGPRRKGKIISEQERKITAYHEGGHALAAWAMPDLEPVYKLTILPRGRTGGHALVVPEDDKGLMTRSEMIARLVFAMGGRSAEELVFHEPTTGASSDIDQATKIARAMVTEYGMSARLGAVRYGQEQGDPFLGRSMGNKADYSLEVAHEIDEEVRKLIEAAHTEAWEILNTYRDVLDALVFELLEKETLTRKDLERIFDRVEKRPRITAFNDFGGRTPSDKPPILTPAERAKERGEPWPPNAEPTREPTPVGSFPGGGAHDVPAPGPQGGYPGGFPTHQPTGPQQTWGTPAPQPDARPSSVPHNYGAPPDWRPATTPSGQAWPPAGQWEPPRQPPAPPWERPTGANGNGGAPGHAAPGNGVPGNGNGNGTHPVEPGPTGGGPAGNGRTDDRTGEPNGDADPGGSR comes from the coding sequence ATGGACCGCAAGCGTCTGCTCCGCAACCCGTTGATCTGGATCCTCGTCGCGGTCCTGGTCTACTTCACCTTCAGCCTGCTCTTCGACGACACGCGCGGCTACAGCCGCGTCGACACGTCGGTGGCGCTCGCGCAGATCGAGTCCGGCAACGTCACCGAGGCGCTCGTGGAGGACCGCGAGCAGCGCCTGCGGCTCACGCTCGCCCAGCCGGTCGACGGCAGCAACGAGATCCTCACCCAGTACCCGGCGCAGACCAGCGACCGGATCGTGCAGGCCCTGCAGACCGCGCCGAACGCCCCGTCGTTCGACGTCGCGGTGCGCCAGGACTCGTTCCTGACCACGATGCTGATCTACCTGATCCCGCTCGGCCTGGTGCTGCTCGTCCTGTTCTGGATGATGAACAACGCCCAGGGCGGCGGCAACCGGGTCATGTCCTTCGGCAAGTCGAAGGCCAAGCAGCTCAACAAGGACATGCCGAAGACCACCTTCGGCGACGTCGCGGGGGCCGACGAGGCCGTCGAGGAGCTCTACGAGATCAAGGACTTCCTGCAGAACCCGCAGCGCTACCAGGCGCTGGGCGCGAAGATCCCCAAGGGCGTGCTGCTCTACGGCCCTCCCGGGACGGGCAAGACGCTGCTCGCGCGCGCCGTCGCCGGTGAGGCGGGCGTGCCGTTCTACACGATCTCCGGCTCCGACTTCGTCGAGATGTTCGTCGGCGTCGGCGCCTCCCGGGTGCGCGACCTGTTCGAGCAGGCCAAGCAGAACAGCCCCTGCATCATCTTCGTCGACGAGATCGACGCGGTCGGCCGCCAGCGCGGCGCCGGCCTCGGCGGTGGCCACGACGAGCGCGAGCAGACGCTCAACCAGCTACTCGTCGAGATGGACGGGTTCGACGCCCGCGGCGGCATCATCCTCATCGCCGCCACGAACCGCCCCGACATCCTCGACCCGGCGCTGCTGCGCCCCGGCCGCTTCGACCGGCAGATCCCCGTCGGGGCCCCCGACATGGCGGGCCGCCGCGCGATCCTCCAGGTGCACTCCACCGGCAAGCCGTTCGCCCCGGACGTCGACTTCGACTCGCTCGCCAAGCGCACCGTCGGCATGTCGGGCGCCGACCTCGCCAACGTCATCAACGAGGCCGCGCTGCTCACCGCCCGCGAGAACGCCACGCTGATCAACGGGGCGGCGCTCGAGGAGTCGGTCGACCGCGTCGTCGGCGGACCGCGACGCAAGGGCAAGATCATCTCGGAGCAGGAGCGGAAGATCACGGCCTACCACGAGGGCGGGCACGCGCTCGCCGCGTGGGCCATGCCCGACCTGGAGCCGGTCTACAAGCTCACGATCCTGCCCCGCGGGCGCACCGGCGGCCACGCGCTCGTCGTCCCCGAGGACGACAAGGGCCTGATGACCCGCTCGGAGATGATCGCCCGCCTGGTGTTCGCGATGGGCGGCCGCTCGGCCGAGGAGCTCGTGTTCCACGAGCCCACCACGGGTGCGTCCTCCGACATCGACCAGGCCACCAAGATCGCCCGCGCGATGGTCACCGAGTACGGGATGAGCGCCCGCCTCGGCGCCGTCCGCTACGGCCAGGAGCAGGGCGACCCGTTCCTGGGCCGCTCGATGGGCAACAAGGCCGACTACTCGCTCGAGGTCGCCCACGAGATCGACGAGGAGGTGCGCAAGCTCATCGAGGCCGCGCACACCGAGGCGTGGGAGATCCTCAACACCTACCGCGACGTCCTCGACGCGCTGGTCTTCGAGCTCCTGGAGAAGGAGACGCTCACCCGCAAGGACCTCGAGCGGATCTTCGACCGGGTAGAGAAGCGGCCGCGGATCACCGCGTTCAACGACTTCGGCGGGCGCACCCCGTCCGACAAGCCCCCGATCCTGACGCCCGCCGAGCGGGCCAAGGAGCGCGGCGAGCCGTGGCCGCCGAACGCCGAGCCCACCCGCGAGCCGACGCCCGTCGGGTCGTTCCCCGGCGGTGGCGCGCACGACGTGCCCGCCCCCGGGCCGCAGGGCGGCTACCCGGGCGGGTTCCCGACGCACCAGCCGACCGGGCCGCAGCAGACGTGGGGCACCCCGGCCCCGCAGCCCGACGCCCGGCCCAGCTCGGTCCCGCACAACTACGGCGCCCCGCCGGACTGGCGCCCGGCCACCACGCCGTCCGGCCAGGCCTGGCCGCCCGCGGGTCAGTGGGAGCCGCCGCGCCAGCCCCCGGCCCCGCCGTGGGAGCGCCCCACCGGGGCCAACGGCAACGGCGGTGCCCCCGGCCACGCTGCTCCCGGCAACGGTGTCCCCGGCAACGGGAACGGCAACGGGACCCACCCCGTCGAGCCCGGCCCCACCGGCGGCGGTCCTGCCGGCAACGGCCGGACCGACGACCGCACGGGCGAGCCGAACGGCGACGCCGACCCGGGCGGGTCGCGCTGA
- a CDS encoding serine protease yields the protein MRVSNRSLASFGAVTGVLAVAVFVAPTATAAPPALAAPAQAPAAADWAPADTAAIRPGVVTESAGGGACTSNFIFTSGDRTFIGQAAHCAGTGEATETNGCDSGTGPVGTAVTILAADGTQRAGTLAYSSWVTMQANGEADPDTCQFNDFALVEIAPEDVADVNPSIPFFGGPVGLDTDGLPAGEQVFSYGNSPLRMGVEQLSPKVGVSAGDTGGGFSHEVYTVTPGVPGDSGSAFLDGDGDAVGILSTLNLAPLPVSNGVADLALALAYANEFGDVGDIALVPGTEAFTALPAGVPLTAVSPPAGPPVTG from the coding sequence ATGAGGGTCAGCAATCGTTCTCTGGCGTCGTTCGGCGCGGTGACCGGTGTCCTGGCGGTCGCGGTGTTCGTCGCACCGACGGCCACGGCCGCACCTCCCGCCCTCGCGGCCCCGGCGCAGGCCCCCGCCGCAGCCGACTGGGCGCCCGCCGACACCGCGGCGATCCGGCCCGGCGTGGTCACCGAGTCCGCCGGCGGCGGCGCGTGCACCAGCAACTTCATCTTCACCAGCGGCGACCGCACCTTCATCGGGCAGGCCGCCCACTGCGCGGGCACCGGCGAGGCCACCGAGACCAACGGCTGCGACTCCGGCACGGGCCCGGTCGGCACCGCGGTGACGATCCTGGCCGCCGACGGCACGCAGCGCGCGGGCACGCTGGCCTACAGCTCCTGGGTGACGATGCAGGCCAACGGCGAGGCCGACCCCGACACCTGCCAGTTCAACGACTTCGCGCTCGTCGAGATCGCGCCGGAGGACGTCGCCGACGTCAACCCGAGCATCCCGTTCTTCGGCGGCCCGGTCGGGCTCGACACCGACGGCCTCCCCGCGGGCGAGCAGGTCTTCAGCTACGGCAACTCGCCGCTGCGGATGGGCGTCGAGCAGCTCAGCCCGAAGGTCGGCGTGAGCGCGGGCGACACCGGCGGCGGCTTCTCCCACGAGGTCTACACCGTCACCCCCGGCGTCCCCGGTGACTCGGGCAGCGCGTTCCTCGACGGCGACGGCGACGCGGTCGGCATCCTGTCCACGCTCAACCTGGCCCCGCTGCCGGTGAGCAACGGCGTGGCCGACCTCGCGCTCGCGCTGGCCTACGCGAACGAGTTCGGCGACGTCGGCGACATCGCGCTGGTGCCCGGCACCGAGGCGTTCACCGCCCTGCCCGCCGGGGTGCCGCTGACGGCGGTCTCCCCGCCGGCCGGGCCGCCCGTCACCGGCTGA
- the hpt gene encoding hypoxanthine phosphoribosyltransferase yields MYDGDIATTLVTEQAIREKTAELAAQVGKDYAESCSGLGRDSDLLLVGVLKGAVMFMTDLARALPLPVQLEFMAVSSYGSSTSSSGVVRILKDLDRDIAGRHVLIVEDIIDSGLTLSWLLKNLESRGPASLEVCTLLRKPDAVKVEVPVKYVGFDIPNEFVVGYGLDYAERYRDLPYIGTLDPSVYA; encoded by the coding sequence GTGTACGACGGTGACATCGCAACCACGCTGGTCACCGAGCAGGCCATCCGCGAGAAGACCGCGGAGCTGGCGGCGCAGGTCGGCAAGGACTACGCGGAGAGCTGCTCCGGTCTCGGCCGCGACTCCGACCTGCTGCTCGTCGGCGTCCTCAAGGGCGCCGTGATGTTCATGACCGACCTCGCGCGCGCCCTGCCGCTGCCGGTGCAGCTGGAGTTCATGGCCGTGAGCTCGTACGGGTCGTCGACGTCGTCGTCCGGCGTCGTCCGGATCCTCAAGGACCTCGACCGCGACATCGCGGGCCGCCACGTGCTCATCGTCGAGGACATCATCGACTCGGGGCTCACGCTGAGCTGGCTGCTCAAGAACCTCGAGTCGCGTGGGCCGGCGTCGCTGGAGGTCTGCACGCTGCTGCGCAAGCCCGACGCGGTGAAGGTCGAGGTGCCCGTGAAGTACGTGGGCTTCGACATCCCCAACGAGTTCGTCGTCGGCTACGGCCTGGACTACGCGGAGCGCTACCGCGACCTGCCCTACATCGGCACGCTCGACCCGTCCGTCTACGCCTGA
- the tilS gene encoding tRNA lysidine(34) synthetase TilS, with product MSDPAVAEVRRAVRAAVAPFRDVPVLVACSGGADSLALAAAARAVHDDVHAAVVDHGLQEGSADRARATAALLAARGVPARVHRVDVDGRGGTEAAARRARYGALRSARPHADAPVLLGHTLDDQAETVLLGLGRGSGARSLSGMRAWDDPWLRPLLGVRRATTRAACAAQDLPVWDDPHNTDPRFTRARLRHEVLPLLEDVLAGGVAGALARTAAQLREDDEALTAIADSVLASAVDGDGLAHDALSGRPVAVRRRVLRAWLQASGVTGLTAEHLHGADALAVRGPDRTGTALPGGLDLVRARGRLVLRPGNWPGTR from the coding sequence GTGTCCGATCCTGCCGTCGCCGAGGTGCGGCGGGCCGTGCGGGCCGCGGTCGCACCGTTCCGCGACGTCCCGGTGCTCGTCGCCTGCTCCGGGGGGGCCGACTCCCTCGCGCTCGCCGCCGCCGCGCGTGCCGTCCACGACGACGTGCACGCCGCGGTCGTCGACCACGGGCTGCAGGAGGGGTCGGCCGACCGGGCGCGCGCGACCGCCGCGCTGCTGGCCGCGCGGGGTGTGCCCGCGCGGGTGCACCGCGTCGACGTCGACGGGCGCGGGGGCACCGAGGCCGCCGCCCGCCGCGCCCGCTACGGCGCGCTGCGCTCCGCCCGCCCGCACGCGGACGCGCCGGTGCTGCTCGGCCACACGCTCGACGACCAGGCCGAGACGGTGCTGCTCGGACTCGGCCGCGGGTCAGGGGCCCGCTCGCTGTCGGGCATGCGGGCGTGGGACGACCCCTGGCTGCGCCCGCTGCTCGGCGTCCGCCGCGCGACGACGCGGGCGGCCTGCGCCGCCCAGGACCTGCCCGTCTGGGACGACCCGCACAACACCGACCCCCGGTTCACCCGCGCGCGCCTGCGCCACGAGGTGCTGCCGCTGCTGGAGGACGTGCTCGCCGGCGGGGTGGCCGGGGCGCTGGCCCGCACGGCCGCGCAGCTCCGCGAGGACGACGAGGCCCTGACGGCGATCGCCGACTCCGTGCTGGCCTCCGCGGTCGACGGGGACGGCCTCGCCCACGACGCGCTGTCCGGGCGACCGGTCGCCGTCCGCAGGCGGGTGCTGCGGGCCTGGCTGCAGGCGTCGGGCGTCACCGGGCTGACCGCGGAGCACCTGCACGGGGCCGACGCGCTCGCCGTCCGCGGGCCCGATCGAACGGGTACGGCGCTGCCGGGCGGGTTGGACCTGGTCCGCGCGCGTGGCAGGCTCGTGCTGCGACCGGGGAACTGGCCCGGGACCCGCTGA
- a CDS encoding zinc-dependent metalloprotease, translated as MPQTIEDIPTEQGLPVDWRLAARTAARLTSSGPPATVTEAAELVARLRADAAVAEGHVRDVTGLGAGLPLLPADVVDRPAWATAAVDGMRSLTDGARLPATPRLARAVTARTAGLQIGGVLAYLGGRVLGQYDPFGGPDRGGRLLLVAPNVHAAQQALDVPSTDFGMWVCLHEATHRLQFTAVPWLRGYFADEVGSLLSISQAGTAGLAERLPEAVRALRDSKGDALAIVELLQGPEQRLVLDRLLALTTLLEGHADHVMDAAGPEVVPSVATIRRRFTARRRGGGVVDRVLRALLGVEAKVKQYAVGAAFTRHVVLAAGMDGFNTVWTGPETLPLRSELEDPAAWLRRVRP; from the coding sequence GTGCCGCAGACGATCGAGGACATCCCGACCGAGCAGGGCCTACCCGTCGACTGGCGGCTGGCCGCGCGCACGGCGGCCCGCCTGACGTCCTCCGGCCCGCCGGCCACCGTCACCGAGGCCGCCGAGCTGGTGGCCCGCCTGCGTGCCGACGCCGCCGTCGCCGAGGGGCACGTCCGGGACGTCACCGGGCTCGGTGCGGGCCTGCCGCTGCTGCCCGCCGACGTCGTCGACCGGCCGGCGTGGGCCACCGCGGCCGTCGACGGCATGCGCTCGCTCACCGACGGCGCCCGGCTGCCCGCCACCCCGCGGCTGGCCCGGGCCGTCACCGCCCGCACCGCGGGCCTGCAGATCGGCGGCGTCCTCGCCTACCTCGGCGGGCGGGTGCTCGGCCAGTACGACCCGTTCGGCGGGCCCGACCGCGGCGGCCGCCTGCTGCTCGTCGCCCCCAACGTGCACGCCGCCCAGCAGGCGCTCGACGTGCCGTCCACCGACTTCGGGATGTGGGTCTGCCTGCACGAGGCCACCCACCGGCTGCAGTTCACCGCGGTGCCGTGGCTGCGCGGCTACTTCGCCGACGAGGTCGGCTCGCTGCTGTCGATCTCGCAGGCCGGGACGGCCGGGCTGGCCGAGCGGCTGCCCGAGGCCGTGCGCGCCCTGCGCGACTCCAAGGGCGACGCGCTCGCGATCGTCGAGCTGCTGCAGGGGCCGGAGCAGCGGCTGGTGCTCGACCGCCTCCTCGCCCTGACCACCCTGCTGGAGGGCCACGCCGACCACGTCATGGACGCGGCGGGCCCGGAGGTCGTGCCCAGCGTCGCCACGATCCGCCGCCGGTTCACCGCGCGCCGGCGCGGCGGCGGCGTGGTCGACCGCGTGCTGCGGGCGCTGCTCGGCGTCGAGGCGAAGGTCAAGCAGTACGCCGTGGGTGCGGCGTTCACCCGGCACGTCGTGCTCGCGGCGGGCATGGACGGCTTCAACACCGTCTGGACGGGCCCGGAGACCCTGCCCCTGCGCTCCGAGCTGGAGGACCCCGCCGCCTGGCTGCGCCGCGTGCGTCCCTGA
- the dacB gene encoding D-alanyl-D-alanine carboxypeptidase/D-alanyl-D-alanine endopeptidase — translation MGFGGRIGDTLRVPGRGVRRAVAVVTVLVLAAGIGSAVSLTAPTLVSDLGLTGSPAAPEPVPPVPALGPLAATAPLPTTAGLEAALGEAVADMPGRFTGTVLDPATGAVLWASDAERALVPGSTAKILTAAAALLTLNPTDGFVTRVVAGTQPGTVVLVGGGDPTLTALPEGEDGVYPGPARLTELAQEVQERMPGPIDTVVVDTNRYSGPTSAPGWDPADVGAGFVTPIEPLMLDGGRLDPTLQDTPRTDEPALVAGRAFAELVGADEVETGTAPGQGERLGSVTSAPFSELVEHTMRTSDNVLAEALAREVAVVRGGQPSFAGAAEQTLAALTQAGFDPSGAVLVDGSGLSTDDEVPAQVLGALLAAAATPAESDRDTDFLRPLITGLPVAGGDGTLDDRFGVDAPSASGRGTVRAKTGTLTNVSSLAGLVTDADGRLLVFAFMSNGASPATVRPRLDALAAELGGCGCP, via the coding sequence GTGGGTTTCGGCGGACGGATCGGTGACACGCTGCGCGTACCCGGTCGCGGAGTGCGACGGGCCGTCGCGGTGGTCACCGTGCTGGTGCTGGCGGCGGGGATCGGCAGCGCGGTGTCGCTGACCGCGCCGACGCTGGTCTCCGACCTCGGGCTCACCGGGTCGCCCGCCGCCCCGGAGCCGGTCCCGCCCGTCCCGGCGCTCGGCCCGCTGGCCGCCACCGCGCCCCTGCCCACCACCGCGGGGCTGGAGGCGGCGCTCGGCGAGGCCGTCGCCGACATGCCGGGCCGCTTCACCGGCACCGTCCTCGACCCGGCCACCGGTGCCGTCCTCTGGGCCTCCGACGCCGAGCGCGCGCTCGTCCCCGGGTCCACCGCGAAGATCCTCACCGCCGCCGCGGCCCTGCTGACGCTCAACCCGACCGACGGCTTCGTCACCCGGGTCGTCGCGGGGACGCAGCCGGGCACCGTCGTGCTCGTCGGCGGCGGCGACCCCACGCTCACCGCGCTGCCGGAGGGCGAGGACGGCGTCTACCCGGGGCCCGCCCGGCTCACCGAGCTCGCGCAGGAGGTGCAGGAGCGGATGCCCGGCCCGATCGACACGGTCGTCGTCGACACCAACCGGTACTCCGGCCCGACGTCCGCCCCCGGCTGGGACCCCGCCGACGTCGGCGCGGGCTTCGTCACGCCGATCGAGCCGCTGATGCTCGACGGCGGCCGCCTGGACCCCACCCTGCAGGACACCCCCCGCACCGACGAGCCCGCGCTGGTCGCGGGCCGGGCGTTCGCCGAGCTGGTCGGGGCCGACGAGGTCGAGACCGGGACGGCCCCCGGCCAGGGCGAGCGCCTCGGCTCGGTGACGTCGGCGCCGTTCAGCGAGCTGGTCGAGCACACCATGCGCACCTCCGACAACGTGCTCGCCGAGGCGCTGGCCCGCGAGGTCGCGGTCGTGCGGGGCGGGCAGCCGTCGTTCGCCGGCGCCGCCGAGCAGACCCTCGCCGCGCTCACCCAGGCCGGGTTCGACCCGTCGGGCGCGGTGCTGGTCGACGGCAGCGGGCTCTCCACCGACGACGAGGTGCCCGCGCAGGTGCTCGGCGCGCTGCTCGCGGCCGCGGCCACCCCCGCCGAGAGCGACCGCGACACCGACTTCCTGCGCCCGCTCATCACCGGCCTCCCGGTCGCCGGTGGCGACGGCACGCTCGACGACCGGTTCGGCGTCGACGCCCCGTCGGCGTCGGGGCGGGGGACCGTGCGGGCCAAGACGGGGACGCTGACGAACGTGAGCAGCCTCGCCGGGCTGGTCACCGACGCCGACGGGCGGCTGCTCGTCTTCGCGTTCATGTCGAACGGCGCCTCGCCCGCCACGGTGCGGCCCCGGCTCGACGCGCTGGCCGCCGAGCTGGGCGGCTGCGGCTGCCCCTGA
- a CDS encoding inorganic diphosphatase — protein MDFDVTIEIPKGGRNKYEVDHKTGRIRLDRTLFTATQYPADYGFIDDSLGEDGDPLDALVLVREPTFPGCIILCRAIGMFRMKDEMGGDDKVLCVPSADPRQEHLRDIHHLAEFDRQEIQHFFEIYKELEPGKSVEGATWVGRADAEREIQASWKRAQDLEAEAADGESAEH, from the coding sequence GTGGACTTCGACGTCACCATCGAGATTCCGAAAGGTGGCCGCAACAAGTACGAGGTGGACCACAAGACCGGGCGGATCCGACTGGACCGGACGCTGTTCACGGCCACCCAGTACCCGGCCGACTACGGGTTCATCGACGACAGCCTCGGTGAGGACGGCGACCCGCTCGACGCGCTCGTCCTGGTCCGGGAGCCGACGTTCCCGGGCTGCATCATCCTGTGCCGGGCCATCGGCATGTTCCGGATGAAGGACGAGATGGGCGGTGACGACAAGGTCCTCTGCGTCCCGTCGGCCGACCCGCGCCAGGAGCACCTGCGCGACATCCACCACCTCGCGGAGTTCGACCGCCAGGAGATCCAGCACTTCTTCGAGATCTACAAGGAGCTCGAGCCGGGCAAGAGCGTCGAGGGCGCCACCTGGGTCGGCCGGGCCGACGCCGAGCGCGAGATCCAGGCCTCGTGGAAGCGCGCCCAGGACCTCGAGGCCGAGGCGGCCGACGGCGAGTCCGCCGAGCACTGA